In one window of Agrobacterium larrymoorei DNA:
- the xth gene encoding exodeoxyribonuclease III, with amino-acid sequence MKIATWNINGVKARIENLCEWLKDSDPDIACLQEIKSVDENFPRLEIEALGYHVETHGQKGFNGVALLSKIRPDEVNRGLPGDESDEQARFIEGVFSVAGGVIRVCSLYLPNGNPPDDPVKYPYKLAWMERLSRFAQDRLLLEEPLILAGDYNVIPEPFDCYDPRVWAGDALFLPQTRAAFRRLENLGLTDAARATTDAAGLYTFWDYQAGAWQKNNGIRIDHLMLSSQAADKLHSVSIEKHVRAWEKPSDHVPVCGYFDFQAVA; translated from the coding sequence ATGAAGATTGCCACCTGGAACATCAACGGCGTCAAGGCGCGCATCGAGAATCTCTGCGAGTGGCTGAAGGATTCCGATCCCGATATTGCCTGCCTTCAGGAAATCAAATCCGTTGACGAGAATTTCCCGCGGCTGGAAATCGAGGCGCTCGGCTATCATGTGGAAACACACGGCCAGAAGGGCTTCAACGGCGTGGCCCTGCTCTCAAAAATCCGTCCCGACGAGGTCAATCGCGGCCTGCCGGGGGATGAGAGCGATGAGCAGGCCCGCTTCATAGAAGGCGTCTTTTCCGTCGCAGGAGGCGTCATCCGCGTCTGCTCGCTGTATCTGCCAAACGGCAACCCGCCGGACGATCCGGTGAAATATCCCTACAAGCTGGCATGGATGGAGCGGCTCAGCCGTTTCGCGCAGGATCGCCTGTTGCTGGAGGAACCTCTCATTCTTGCCGGTGACTACAACGTCATTCCCGAGCCCTTCGATTGCTACGATCCGCGCGTCTGGGCCGGAGATGCCCTCTTCCTGCCCCAGACCCGCGCCGCCTTCCGCAGGCTGGAAAATCTCGGCCTTACCGATGCCGCCCGCGCGACGACGGATGCTGCCGGTCTCTACACATTCTGGGATTATCAGGCCGGTGCCTGGCAGAAAAACAACGGCATCCGCATCGACCACCTGATGCTGTCCTCGCAGGCCGCAGACAAGCTGCACTCGGTTTCCATAGAGAAAC
- the erpA gene encoding iron-sulfur cluster insertion protein ErpA, which produces MTTDITLSESAAKRIAQIVASDAGKQALRVSVEGGGCSGFSYKFDLDGAATDDDTVISRGEAKVLIDSMSLVYMAGSEIDFVDNLLGQSFQIKNPNAVASCGCGTSFSI; this is translated from the coding sequence ATGACCACAGACATCACACTCTCAGAATCCGCCGCAAAACGAATCGCCCAGATCGTGGCATCCGACGCAGGCAAACAGGCTTTGCGCGTGTCCGTCGAAGGCGGCGGCTGTTCCGGCTTTTCCTACAAGTTCGATCTGGACGGCGCCGCAACCGATGACGACACCGTCATCTCGCGCGGCGAAGCGAAGGTGCTGATTGACAGCATGTCGCTGGTCTATATGGCAGGTTCCGAAATCGACTTCGTCGATAACCTGCTCGGCCAGTCCTTCCAGATTAAGAACCCCAACGCCGTGGCAAGCTGCGGCTGCGGAACGAGTTTCTCGATCTAA
- a CDS encoding deoxyguanosinetriphosphate triphosphohydrolase, with translation MIIDQRALGFGSGERAVYAADPWTTRGRLFPEASSLTRSDFQRDRDRIVHTTAFRRLKHKTQVFISPDGDHYRTRLTHTVEVAQIARALARALKLDEDLAEGVALVHDFGHTPFGHTGEDALDAVLKPYGGFDHNAQSLRIVTKLERRYAEYDGINLTWETLEGLVKHNGPLLDKAGQGTHGPVPLPITDYCQLQDLEIDTFASLEAQVAAIADDIAYNTHDIDDGLRAGYLTFEMLEEVPFLSGLMAEVRAKYPNLDDDRFAHEIMRRQITRMVEDVIGVAQHNLDLLKPKSAADVRAADRTVATFSPEMAETDKQIKKLLFGHIYRHPEIMRIRAGATQIVTDLFHRYMETPAEMQSHYWVDSIPGMSEAARARHVGDYLAGMTDSYALKAHQRLFDHTPDLR, from the coding sequence ATGATTATCGATCAGCGTGCATTGGGTTTTGGCAGCGGAGAAAGAGCGGTGTACGCCGCCGATCCATGGACGACGCGCGGGCGTCTGTTTCCTGAAGCGTCCAGCCTTACGCGATCCGATTTTCAGCGTGATCGCGACCGCATCGTCCACACCACCGCCTTTCGCCGTCTGAAGCACAAGACGCAGGTCTTCATCAGCCCGGATGGCGACCATTACCGCACCCGGCTGACCCATACAGTCGAAGTGGCGCAGATTGCGCGGGCGCTGGCGCGTGCCCTGAAGCTGGATGAGGATCTGGCGGAAGGCGTGGCGCTGGTTCACGATTTCGGCCACACTCCATTCGGCCATACGGGAGAGGACGCGCTGGACGCTGTTCTGAAGCCCTATGGCGGGTTCGATCACAATGCCCAGTCTCTGCGCATCGTCACCAAGCTGGAGCGTCGTTACGCGGAATATGACGGTATCAACCTGACATGGGAAACGCTGGAAGGGCTGGTGAAGCATAACGGGCCGCTGCTGGACAAGGCCGGGCAGGGCACGCACGGCCCGGTGCCGCTGCCGATCACGGATTATTGTCAGCTTCAGGACCTTGAAATCGACACCTTCGCAAGCCTCGAGGCGCAGGTGGCGGCGATTGCGGACGACATTGCCTATAATACGCATGACATCGATGACGGTCTGCGCGCGGGCTATCTGACCTTCGAGATGCTGGAGGAGGTGCCTTTTCTTTCTGGGCTGATGGCGGAAGTGCGGGCAAAATATCCCAATCTCGATGACGACCGTTTCGCCCATGAGATCATGCGCCGCCAGATTACACGCATGGTGGAAGACGTTATCGGCGTTGCGCAGCACAATCTCGATCTGCTCAAACCTAAGAGCGCAGCGGATGTTCGTGCCGCAGACCGGACGGTCGCTACTTTCTCGCCGGAGATGGCTGAAACCGACAAGCAGATCAAGAAGCTGCTGTTCGGCCACATTTATCGCCACCCGGAAATCATGCGCATTCGCGCAGGTGCCACGCAGATCGTGACCGACCTTTTCCACCGTTACATGGAAACGCCAGCGGAGATGCAGAGCCACTACTGGGTGGACAGCATTCCGGGCATGAGCGAAGCGGCAAGAGCGCGCCATGTGGGCGATTATCTTGCGGGAATGACAGATAGTTATGCACTGAAGGCGCACCAGCGGCTGTTTGACCATACACCGGATTTGAGATAG
- the argS gene encoding arginine--tRNA ligase: MNLFADFDARIKNALETIDLVKANRDAVDFGRITVESPRDPSHGDVATNAAMVLAKPLGTNPRALAELIVPALEQDADVDSVNVAGPGFINIRVSVGYWQRLLAGMISEGTDFGRSKMGDGKKINVEYVSANPTGPMHVGHCRGAVVGDTLANLLGFAGYDVTKEYYINDAGSQIDVLAKSVFLRYREALGEDVGTIPPGLYPGDYLVPVGQALADEFGIKLRAMPEEQWLPIIKDKAIDAMMAMIRQDLEALNVKHDVFYSERTLHAGNAGPILSAINDLTFKGHVYKGTLPPPKGEVSEDWEDREQTLFRSTEVGDDMDRPLMKSDGTYTYFAADVAYFKDKYDRGFGEMIYVLGADHGGYVKRLEAVARAVSEGKSKLTVLLCQLVKLFRDGEPVKMSKRSGDFVTLRDVVDEVGRDPVRFMMLYRKNSEPLDFDFAKVTEQSKDNPVFYVQYAHARCKSVFRQAKEAFPGLETPVFDLASKSALISDVNELQLIAKLAEYPRLIESAAQNHEPHRLAFYLYDLASSFHGHWNKGKDQPELRFVNDKNRELSVARLGLVSAVANVLKSGLTLLGADAPDEMR; this comes from the coding sequence ATGAACCTTTTTGCCGATTTCGACGCACGAATCAAAAACGCTCTCGAGACCATCGATCTCGTGAAAGCCAATCGCGATGCCGTCGATTTTGGCCGAATTACCGTGGAATCTCCCCGCGACCCGAGCCATGGCGACGTTGCCACCAATGCTGCAATGGTGCTGGCAAAGCCACTTGGCACCAATCCACGCGCGCTGGCGGAACTCATCGTTCCAGCGCTTGAGCAGGATGCGGATGTGGATAGCGTCAATGTTGCCGGTCCCGGCTTCATCAATATCCGCGTCTCCGTCGGTTACTGGCAGCGCCTGCTGGCTGGCATGATCAGCGAGGGCACGGATTTCGGCCGCTCCAAAATGGGCGATGGCAAGAAGATCAACGTCGAATATGTCTCGGCAAACCCGACGGGCCCCATGCATGTCGGTCACTGCCGCGGCGCGGTCGTTGGCGATACGCTGGCAAACCTTCTGGGCTTTGCCGGCTATGACGTGACCAAGGAATATTACATCAATGACGCCGGTTCGCAGATCGATGTCCTGGCGAAGTCCGTCTTCCTGCGCTACCGCGAAGCCTTGGGCGAAGACGTCGGCACCATTCCGCCGGGTCTCTATCCGGGCGATTATCTGGTACCTGTCGGCCAGGCGCTGGCAGATGAGTTCGGCATCAAGCTGCGCGCCATGCCGGAAGAGCAGTGGCTGCCGATCATCAAGGATAAGGCCATCGACGCGATGATGGCGATGATCCGTCAGGATCTCGAAGCGCTGAACGTCAAGCACGACGTGTTCTATTCCGAGCGCACGCTGCATGCGGGCAATGCGGGTCCAATCCTATCGGCTATCAACGACCTGACCTTCAAGGGCCACGTCTATAAGGGCACGCTGCCGCCGCCGAAGGGTGAGGTTTCCGAGGATTGGGAAGACCGCGAGCAGACGCTATTCCGCTCCACCGAGGTAGGCGACGACATGGACCGTCCGCTGATGAAATCGGACGGCACCTATACTTACTTTGCTGCGGACGTTGCCTACTTCAAGGACAAGTATGATCGCGGCTTTGGCGAGATGATCTACGTTCTGGGTGCCGACCACGGCGGCTATGTGAAGCGGCTTGAGGCGGTTGCACGCGCCGTTTCCGAGGGTAAGTCTAAACTCACGGTTTTGCTGTGCCAGCTGGTCAAGCTGTTCCGGGATGGTGAGCCGGTCAAGATGTCCAAGCGCTCCGGTGACTTTGTCACATTGCGGGACGTCGTGGACGAAGTCGGGCGCGATCCGGTGCGATTCATGATGCTGTATCGGAAGAATTCCGAGCCGCTGGACTTCGATTTTGCAAAAGTAACGGAGCAATCGAAAGACAATCCGGTATTTTATGTGCAATATGCGCATGCACGCTGCAAATCAGTATTCCGGCAGGCAAAAGAGGCGTTTCCGGGCTTGGAAACTCCCGTTTTCGACCTCGCTTCGAAGTCTGCTTTGATCAGTGATGTCAATGAGTTGCAGTTGATTGCTAAACTGGCGGAATATCCGCGTCTGATCGAGTCTGCGGCACAGAATCACGAGCCGCATCGCTTGGCATTTTATCTTTATGATTTGGCCAGTTCCTTCCACGGACACTGGAACAAAGGTAAAGATCAGCCGGAATTACGTTTTGTTAACGATAAAAACCGAGAATTGAGCGTTGCCAGACTAGGGCTGGTGAGTGCTGTCGCAAATGTACTCAAGTCGGGACTGACGCTTTTGGGAGCGGATGCGCCTGACGAGATGCGATGA
- a CDS encoding SPOR domain-containing protein, with protein MVEKNVAYNRDNRGEEFADNDPLAQLARLVAEEDRPSHVAPPAAQQAASPGMRREPEFNLEDELLREFAIYDSPRHEPIQLDAANDVRSPVPANEFMQRVESVFSRREPELEPVAQQHNAPVEREEYLIPEHAAPVEYSDLRDDFSDDPDSVAAVFDVNHRNAVPDVHEPAHHVAPEPVEPAPVAAEPIAPQAVHHAYEEPAAPQYQEPQYHDLQYQDYVEPAPVAHVQQPDWERMAETSGEAAIDLASELELSVAEEAPVAAQPQPPSIRRSSLEFSSLRLPLANFGTTRATPVAPKPVQAEAVAAPVVAAPVQPVEASVDHVEPVLPAGQKMSVMDELIYDVARYEISNKNVSAAAPVAHMEPVATAAPVLPVVEPVAKAAPAPMPAPVRAEPAFEAPAAKVEPAVDDFDAFKDEDFELALDDIDFDIDLSEIANIDVAPAPVAAKPAPVAQAPIVAQAPVQPRPVVTPTVANPMPVAAAPIAPRPQPPVQPVPQPVAERPRQEERRPAAPVPAAPVASLESLPFDPSQIGETEDAPEAITEMDVPELPVGVFEPKPVPRRHEEDLDIDTELATLFSPAMSGGLDRNKNAEARAAAARQPQPTQDEVDEFERALEQDFRRSMQEAAENRTSTQTRIAPTDIEQVRYSDEERGNGARRWFVPMAAAVGLVLIGGGTYALMFGGSSGAGSNGAPVIISADNEPTKVVPENPGGRVVPNQDKAVYDRVAGGAPSDPKQPSLISTNEEPVDVVQRTLIPEQLPMEDEGDQMQGAASTPVGETEDPRLLSRNGETQTAENNSNNSGSNVSPRKVRTMIVKPDGTLVAQEVPAPAAQQAPHQDKVEELAAPAAGRPAEAAPAVISASRVPVAPAQQTPPPAAHAAPAQAQNQTAAPLPAARPSAQPANVVATVTNQGNVRPAPPSQPAQETAAAPTATTNASSAGGYYIQIASLPSQADAQRSYQNMSNKFASVIGGRGVDIKAAEIAGKGTFYRVRIPAGDKNEAAALCERFRSAGGSCLIAR; from the coding sequence ATGGTCGAAAAAAATGTCGCGTATAACCGGGATAACCGGGGAGAAGAATTCGCCGACAACGATCCTTTGGCGCAATTGGCACGTCTCGTTGCCGAAGAGGATCGTCCTTCCCACGTCGCACCTCCCGCTGCGCAGCAAGCTGCTTCGCCGGGAATGCGCCGGGAACCCGAATTCAATCTGGAAGATGAGCTTCTTCGCGAATTCGCGATCTACGATTCGCCTCGTCATGAGCCGATCCAGCTGGATGCGGCCAATGACGTGCGCTCGCCGGTGCCCGCAAACGAGTTCATGCAGCGTGTCGAATCGGTCTTTTCGCGCCGCGAGCCGGAGCTTGAGCCAGTTGCCCAACAGCATAATGCCCCTGTAGAGCGGGAAGAGTACCTGATCCCGGAGCATGCTGCCCCAGTCGAATATTCCGATCTGCGCGATGATTTCAGCGATGACCCGGATTCCGTTGCCGCCGTTTTCGATGTGAACCATCGCAATGCCGTGCCGGACGTTCATGAGCCAGCGCATCACGTTGCGCCGGAGCCGGTCGAGCCAGCACCTGTTGCCGCAGAACCGATTGCGCCGCAGGCTGTTCACCATGCTTACGAGGAGCCTGCTGCTCCCCAGTATCAAGAACCTCAGTATCACGACCTTCAATATCAGGATTACGTCGAGCCAGCCCCGGTTGCCCATGTGCAGCAGCCCGATTGGGAGCGCATGGCGGAGACCTCCGGTGAGGCGGCTATCGATCTTGCCAGCGAACTGGAACTGTCCGTTGCGGAAGAAGCGCCGGTGGCCGCCCAGCCGCAGCCGCCATCCATCCGCCGGTCTTCGCTGGAATTCTCCAGCCTTCGACTGCCTCTCGCCAATTTCGGCACCACGCGTGCAACGCCTGTGGCGCCAAAGCCGGTTCAGGCGGAAGCGGTTGCCGCACCAGTCGTGGCCGCGCCTGTTCAGCCGGTTGAAGCGTCGGTCGATCATGTCGAGCCTGTGCTGCCTGCCGGTCAGAAAATGTCCGTCATGGATGAGCTTATCTATGACGTGGCACGTTACGAGATCAGCAACAAGAATGTGAGCGCTGCGGCACCTGTCGCGCATATGGAACCTGTGGCGACTGCCGCTCCGGTTCTGCCGGTTGTCGAGCCCGTGGCCAAGGCGGCTCCGGCACCGATGCCAGCACCGGTTCGTGCAGAGCCTGCGTTCGAAGCGCCCGCCGCCAAGGTCGAGCCTGCCGTCGATGATTTCGACGCCTTCAAGGATGAGGATTTCGAGCTGGCGCTGGACGATATCGACTTCGATATCGATCTTTCCGAAATCGCCAATATCGATGTTGCGCCGGCCCCGGTTGCCGCTAAGCCTGCCCCGGTTGCGCAAGCCCCCATCGTTGCTCAGGCACCGGTTCAGCCACGCCCGGTCGTAACGCCGACTGTTGCGAACCCGATGCCCGTTGCTGCGGCACCAATTGCGCCGCGTCCTCAGCCGCCAGTGCAGCCGGTTCCCCAGCCCGTTGCCGAGCGTCCCCGTCAGGAAGAGCGCCGTCCAGCGGCTCCTGTTCCTGCCGCGCCGGTCGCCTCGCTGGAAAGCCTGCCCTTCGATCCGTCGCAGATCGGTGAGACCGAAGATGCGCCTGAAGCCATCACCGAGATGGATGTGCCTGAACTGCCGGTCGGCGTATTCGAGCCGAAGCCAGTGCCGCGTCGCCACGAGGAAGATCTCGATATCGACACCGAACTTGCGACCCTGTTTTCGCCTGCCATGTCCGGCGGTCTGGATCGCAATAAGAATGCGGAAGCCCGTGCAGCCGCTGCCCGCCAGCCGCAGCCGACGCAGGATGAAGTCGATGAATTCGAGCGCGCGCTCGAGCAGGACTTCCGTCGCAGCATGCAGGAAGCGGCTGAAAACCGCACCAGCACGCAGACCCGCATCGCGCCAACCGATATCGAACAGGTTCGTTATTCGGATGAAGAGCGCGGCAACGGTGCGCGCCGCTGGTTCGTGCCGATGGCTGCTGCCGTCGGTCTCGTTCTCATCGGTGGCGGTACTTACGCGCTGATGTTCGGTGGCTCTTCGGGCGCCGGTTCCAACGGTGCGCCGGTCATCATCTCCGCCGATAACGAGCCTACGAAGGTCGTTCCGGAAAATCCGGGTGGACGCGTGGTTCCGAACCAGGACAAGGCGGTCTACGACCGTGTTGCAGGCGGCGCTCCTTCCGATCCGAAGCAGCCTTCGCTGATTTCCACCAATGAAGAGCCTGTCGATGTCGTCCAGCGCACGCTCATTCCAGAGCAGTTGCCGATGGAAGACGAGGGCGATCAGATGCAGGGTGCTGCGTCCACCCCTGTTGGCGAGACGGAAGACCCACGCCTGCTTTCGCGCAATGGCGAGACGCAGACGGCGGAAAACAACAGCAACAATTCCGGTTCGAATGTTTCGCCCCGCAAGGTGCGCACCATGATCGTGAAGCCGGATGGTACGCTGGTTGCGCAGGAAGTTCCGGCTCCTGCCGCACAACAGGCTCCACATCAGGACAAGGTCGAGGAACTGGCAGCACCCGCAGCGGGTCGTCCTGCTGAGGCCGCGCCTGCCGTGATCTCCGCGTCCCGTGTTCCGGTCGCGCCTGCCCAGCAGACGCCCCCGCCAGCCGCCCATGCAGCGCCTGCGCAGGCCCAGAACCAGACTGCTGCTCCGCTTCCGGCTGCCCGCCCATCGGCCCAGCCTGCCAATGTGGTTGCGACCGTTACCAATCAGGGCAATGTCCGTCCGGCGCCGCCATCTCAGCCAGCACAGGAAACGGCTGCTGCTCCGACAGCGACGACCAACGCGTCTTCCGCCGGTGGTTACTACATCCAGATCGCATCTCTGCCGAGCCAGGCGGATGCCCAGCGTTCCTACCAGAACATGTCCAACAAGTTCGCCTCCGTCATCGGCGGTCGTGGCGTGGACATCAAGGCTGCGGAAATTGCTGGCAAGGGCACATTCTACCGCGTTCGCATCCCGGCTGGCGACAAGAACGAAGCCGCAGCACTCTGCGAACGCTTCCGCTCCGCTGGCGGCAGCTGCCTCATCGCCCGCTGA
- the nagZ gene encoding beta-N-acetylhexosaminidase, giving the protein MTESKAMILGCSGLTLTGDEIALYKAERPWGFILFGRNIGDAQQITDLVAAMRDVVGRPDAPVLIDQEGGRVQRIRPPLLQSYPNAQALGEIYLRDREQGLRAAWLMSRLHAFDLMKFGINVDCLPVLDVPVEGASNVIGNRAYGFDPELVSEMGQAAADGLKAGGMLPVMKHMPGHGRGMVDSHHELPVVDVPLDELDAHDFVPFRALNKELMAMSAHLVFNAVDPQRPATTSTKVIDEIIRGRIGFDGLLMSDDSSMNALKGTLGERAANIVAGGCDIVLHCNGVMSEMLEVVKEVPVLSGRSLERAKAVEAGFPSADGADEVALREEFNAMLAVA; this is encoded by the coding sequence ATGACCGAATCGAAAGCTATGATCCTTGGCTGTAGCGGCCTGACACTGACCGGGGACGAGATTGCACTGTACAAAGCCGAGCGTCCCTGGGGCTTCATCCTGTTCGGGCGCAACATCGGTGATGCGCAGCAGATTACGGATCTGGTCGCTGCCATGCGGGACGTGGTGGGGCGGCCTGATGCGCCGGTGCTGATCGATCAGGAGGGTGGGCGCGTTCAGCGTATTCGCCCGCCGCTGCTTCAATCCTACCCCAATGCGCAGGCGCTTGGGGAAATCTATCTGAGGGACCGGGAGCAGGGGCTGCGGGCTGCGTGGTTGATGTCGCGCCTTCACGCCTTCGACCTGATGAAATTCGGTATCAATGTCGATTGCCTGCCTGTGCTCGATGTGCCGGTGGAAGGCGCGAGCAATGTAATCGGCAACCGGGCCTATGGTTTCGATCCAGAGCTGGTTTCCGAAATGGGGCAGGCGGCGGCGGATGGCCTGAAGGCTGGCGGCATGCTGCCGGTGATGAAGCATATGCCGGGCCATGGCCGAGGCATGGTGGATTCGCATCATGAACTGCCGGTGGTGGATGTGCCGCTGGATGAACTCGATGCGCATGATTTCGTGCCCTTCCGCGCCCTGAACAAAGAGCTGATGGCGATGAGCGCGCATCTCGTGTTCAACGCGGTCGATCCCCAACGGCCAGCGACGACTTCCACGAAGGTCATCGATGAGATCATTCGCGGGCGCATCGGTTTCGACGGGCTTTTGATGTCGGACGATAGCTCCATGAATGCGCTGAAGGGCACGCTTGGTGAACGCGCGGCCAATATTGTTGCTGGTGGTTGCGATATAGTCTTGCATTGCAATGGCGTGATGAGTGAAATGCTGGAGGTCGTGAAGGAAGTTCCTGTTCTTTCCGGCAGGTCTCTGGAGCGTGCGAAGGCAGTCGAGGCAGGTTTTCCATCTGCCGATGGTGCCGATGAGGTGGCTCTGAGAGAAGAATTCAACGCCATGCTGGCGGTTGCCTGA
- a CDS encoding segregation and condensation protein A — protein sequence MAADKSRGSAPMDKLWQDVTPERATGEAALMIDVAGFEGPLDLLLHLARVQKVDLSRISVLALAEQYLQFVESARRVRIELAADYLVMAAWLAFLKSKLLIPQQSKDEGPSGEEMAATLAFRLKRLEAMRDAAEKLMGRNQLGRDVFARGAPEHIPHRSRSAFDASLYDLLSAYATLRQRQAITQVTIEKRQVWSLVEARELLSSMLGDIGEWTELDSYLLQYVPEPSMRATAIASAFAASLELVREGSLEIRQDGAFQPIFMRKGAGRVPRASERTDDAE from the coding sequence ATGGCAGCAGATAAATCGCGCGGCAGCGCGCCGATGGACAAACTCTGGCAGGATGTGACGCCGGAGCGGGCCACCGGAGAGGCGGCATTGATGATCGACGTGGCGGGCTTCGAAGGCCCGCTCGATCTTTTGCTGCATCTGGCCCGCGTCCAGAAGGTCGATCTTTCCCGCATTTCAGTGCTGGCGCTGGCCGAGCAATATTTGCAATTCGTGGAAAGCGCGCGCCGTGTGCGCATAGAGCTCGCTGCCGATTATCTGGTGATGGCGGCCTGGCTTGCCTTTCTCAAATCCAAGCTCCTCATTCCGCAGCAAAGCAAGGATGAGGGGCCGAGCGGCGAGGAAATGGCCGCAACGCTGGCCTTCCGGCTAAAGCGGCTGGAAGCGATGCGCGATGCTGCCGAGAAGCTGATGGGCCGCAACCAGCTTGGGCGCGATGTCTTCGCCCGCGGTGCGCCGGAGCATATTCCCCACCGCAGCCGCTCCGCTTTCGATGCCAGCCTTTATGATCTCCTGAGCGCCTACGCGACCCTTCGCCAAAGACAGGCGATTACCCAGGTCACGATCGAGAAACGGCAGGTCTGGTCGCTTGTCGAGGCGCGCGAGTTGCTGAGTTCGATGCTGGGCGATATTGGTGAGTGGACCGAACTCGACAGCTATCTGCTGCAATATGTGCCGGAGCCTTCCATGCGCGCCACGGCCATTGCCAGCGCCTTTGCCGCCTCGCTGGAGTTGGTGCGCGAAGGCTCGCTGGAAATCCGCCAGGACGGCGCGTTTCAACCCATTTTCATGCGGAAGGGTGCGGGCAGGGTGCCCCGCGCTTCCGAAAGGACCGATGATGCCGAGTGA
- the scpB gene encoding SMC-Scp complex subunit ScpB gives MTEQEGEGTVAQRLAKEAERIAEALVFASAQPVSEAFIAERIPKGIDVAALMWKLKLAYNTRGVNLVQVGGNWAFRTAGDLSFVIHTEEKEPRKLSRAALEVLAIIAYHQPVTRAEIEDIRGVQTSRGTLDVLMEAGWVRFRGRRRTPGRPVTLGTTVEFLDHFGLEELRDLPGLDELKGAGLLSGRIPPNFGIPIPSMSDDLTEDEDPITQLDLEELGLLAPSGGDADD, from the coding sequence ATGACTGAGCAGGAGGGTGAGGGCACGGTTGCGCAGCGCCTTGCGAAAGAGGCCGAACGCATTGCTGAGGCTCTGGTCTTTGCCTCTGCGCAGCCGGTTTCCGAGGCCTTTATCGCCGAGCGTATCCCGAAGGGCATCGACGTTGCGGCGCTGATGTGGAAGCTGAAGCTTGCCTACAACACGCGTGGCGTCAATCTCGTGCAAGTGGGCGGGAACTGGGCGTTCCGCACAGCGGGCGATCTTTCTTTCGTCATCCATACTGAGGAGAAGGAGCCGAGAAAGCTTTCGCGCGCGGCTCTGGAAGTGCTTGCTATCATCGCCTACCACCAGCCAGTCACGCGTGCCGAAATCGAGGATATTCGCGGCGTGCAGACCTCGCGCGGCACGCTGGATGTGCTGATGGAAGCAGGCTGGGTGCGCTTTCGCGGACGCCGCCGGACGCCGGGGCGGCCCGTCACGCTTGGAACGACGGTGGAGTTTCTCGACCATTTCGGCCTTGAGGAGCTTCGTGATCTGCCGGGTCTCGATGAATTGAAGGGGGCCGGTTTGCTCTCTGGGCGCATTCCGCCCAATTTCGGTATCCCTATCCCTTCCATGAGCGATGACCTGACCGAGGATGAAGACCCGATCACCCAGCTCGATCTTGAAGAACTGGGACTTCTCGCGCCAAGTGGTGGCGATGCAGATGATTGA
- a CDS encoding twin-arginine translocase TatA/TatE family subunit — protein sequence MGSFSVWHWLIVLVIVLVLFGRGKIPELMGDVAKGIKSFKKGMADEDNTPPPADTTVNAKTVDHKADEIK from the coding sequence ATGGGTTCTTTTAGTGTGTGGCACTGGCTGATCGTTCTGGTGATCGTGCTCGTCCTCTTCGGTCGCGGCAAGATTCCGGAATTGATGGGCGACGTTGCGAAGGGCATCAAGAGCTTCAAGAAGGGCATGGCCGACGAAGACAACACGCCGCCTCCGGCAGACACCACCGTCAATGCAAAGACGGTCGACCATAAGGCTGACGAGATCAAGTAA